A genomic segment from Glycine max cultivar Williams 82 chromosome 1, Glycine_max_v4.0, whole genome shotgun sequence encodes:
- the LOC102666643 gene encoding uncharacterized protein, producing the protein MARDKLQPSIVCDLKLKLISDRQLDGRLYNLPNTDEVVALIVGDEHTGNKRDIEKQTGRLKRINELHPAYLPLQYPFLYPKGEDGYRPNILHKDHLNSHVAKRKKVTMREYFCFRMQSRDNEAQTILHSKRLFQQW; encoded by the coding sequence ATGGCAAGGGACAAACTACAACCTTCAATTGTTTGTGacctaaaactaaaactcaTAAGTGATAGACAATTAGATGGAAGATTATATAACTTGCCAAATACTGATGAAGTTGTTGCTTTGATTGTTGGTGATGAGCATACAGGCAATAAAAGAGATATTGAAAAGCAAACAGGAAGGCTCAAAAGAATAAATGAACTACATCCTGCATATTTGCCTTTGCAATATCCCTTTTTGTACCCAAAAGGTGAAGATGGCTATAGACCAAATATTCTTCATAAGGATCATCTGAATAGCCATGTTGCAAAGAGGAAAAAAGTTACCATGCgtgaatatttttgtttcagAATGCAATCAAGGGACAATGAAGCTCAAACAATACTGCATTCTaagagattgtttcaacaatgGTAG